In one window of Carassius auratus strain Wakin chromosome 28, ASM336829v1, whole genome shotgun sequence DNA:
- the aimp2 gene encoding aminoacyl tRNA synthase complex-interacting multifunctional protein 2 isoform X1: protein MPMYKVKPVSPGDIKIDLPTCMYKLPNVHAQRMNCGEHALQNGEVDPALKALEERQDEVLRRLYELKATVDGLAKTVTTPDADLDASTLSRGPAEAVFRGTADLDSLLGKDLGALRDIVINANPGHPPLSLLVLHALLCQRYQVLSSVHVHSSVSVVPPPLLSCLGPRHIDSYVRQRFQLGFTLIWKDVSELQMKFNTQSMCPIEGEANVARFLFRLLSAEPQDPVTVTQMDSWIDTAVFQLAEGGSKEQAVTLRSLNSALGRSPWLLGQEFSLADIVCACCVLRAGLNTSAAANVQRWLESCQNLGHFDCVYPLLQ from the exons ATGCCCATGTACAAGGTAAAGCCCGTCAGTCCCGGGGACATAAAGATTGATTTGCCAACGTGCATGTACAAGTTACCAAATGTCCACGCGCAGAGAATGAACTGCGGAGAGCACGCGCTTCAG AACGGGGAGGTGGATCCTGCTCTGAAGGCGCTGGAGGAGCGACAGGACGAGGTCTTGAGAAGACTGTATGAGCTAAAGGCAACGGTGGACGGGCTGGCTAAGACAGTGACCACTCCTGACGCAGACCTGGATGCCAGCACACTGTCCCGCGGACCGGCCGAGGCTGTGTTCAGAGGAACGGCAGATCTAGACTCCTTACTGGGCAAG GACCTGGGTGCGCTGAGAGACATCGTGATCAATGCCAACCCTGGCCATCCTCCTCTGTCCCTGCTGGTTCTCCATGCTCTGCTGTGCCAGCGCTACCAGGTGCTCTCCAGCGTGCACGTGCACTCCTCAGTGAGTGTTGTGCCCCCTCCGCTGCTGTCCTGCCTGGGCCCGCGCCACATAGACAGCTACGTCCGCCAGCGCTTTCAGCTCGGCTTCACTCTCATATGGAAAGATG TGTCAGAGCTGCAGATGAAGTTCAACACGCAGAGCATGTGCCCGATTGAGGGCGAGGCCAACGTCGCCCGCTTCCTCTTCCGTCTTCTGAGTGCCGAACCCCAGGACCCGGTCACCGTCACGCAGATGGACTCCTGGATCGACACGGCAGTTTTCCAGCTGGCCGAGGGGGGCAGTAAAGAGCAGGCGGTCACGCTGAGGTCACTGAACTCGGCTCTGGGACGTTCGCCGTGGCTTCTGGGTCAGGAGTTCTCTCTGGCAGACATCGTGTGTGCCTGCTGCGTCCTGCGGGCCGGCCTGAACACCTCTGCAGCAGCTAACGTACAGCGCTGGCTCGAGTCCTGCCAGAACCTGGGCCACTTCGACTGCGTGTATCCATTACTACAGTGA
- the aimp2 gene encoding aminoacyl tRNA synthase complex-interacting multifunctional protein 2 isoform X2, which yields MPMYKNGEVDPALKALEERQDEVLRRLYELKATVDGLAKTVTTPDADLDASTLSRGPAEAVFRGTADLDSLLGKDLGALRDIVINANPGHPPLSLLVLHALLCQRYQVLSSVHVHSSVSVVPPPLLSCLGPRHIDSYVRQRFQLGFTLIWKDVSELQMKFNTQSMCPIEGEANVARFLFRLLSAEPQDPVTVTQMDSWIDTAVFQLAEGGSKEQAVTLRSLNSALGRSPWLLGQEFSLADIVCACCVLRAGLNTSAAANVQRWLESCQNLGHFDCVYPLLQ from the exons ATGCCCATGTACAAG AACGGGGAGGTGGATCCTGCTCTGAAGGCGCTGGAGGAGCGACAGGACGAGGTCTTGAGAAGACTGTATGAGCTAAAGGCAACGGTGGACGGGCTGGCTAAGACAGTGACCACTCCTGACGCAGACCTGGATGCCAGCACACTGTCCCGCGGACCGGCCGAGGCTGTGTTCAGAGGAACGGCAGATCTAGACTCCTTACTGGGCAAG GACCTGGGTGCGCTGAGAGACATCGTGATCAATGCCAACCCTGGCCATCCTCCTCTGTCCCTGCTGGTTCTCCATGCTCTGCTGTGCCAGCGCTACCAGGTGCTCTCCAGCGTGCACGTGCACTCCTCAGTGAGTGTTGTGCCCCCTCCGCTGCTGTCCTGCCTGGGCCCGCGCCACATAGACAGCTACGTCCGCCAGCGCTTTCAGCTCGGCTTCACTCTCATATGGAAAGATG TGTCAGAGCTGCAGATGAAGTTCAACACGCAGAGCATGTGCCCGATTGAGGGCGAGGCCAACGTCGCCCGCTTCCTCTTCCGTCTTCTGAGTGCCGAACCCCAGGACCCGGTCACCGTCACGCAGATGGACTCCTGGATCGACACGGCAGTTTTCCAGCTGGCCGAGGGGGGCAGTAAAGAGCAGGCGGTCACGCTGAGGTCACTGAACTCGGCTCTGGGACGTTCGCCGTGGCTTCTGGGTCAGGAGTTCTCTCTGGCAGACATCGTGTGTGCCTGCTGCGTCCTGCGGGCCGGCCTGAACACCTCTGCAGCAGCTAACGTACAGCGCTGGCTCGAGTCCTGCCAGAACCTGGGCCACTTCGACTGCGTGTATCCATTACTACAGTGA